A single region of the Sandaracinaceae bacterium genome encodes:
- a CDS encoding cupin domain-containing protein codes for MHGGRGLELRRQYFLKRPYLLRRWLGALALLALIGCGAPSDAEERGREATSGGAVPQAAPAVTGVDMPSSLDEAGAMEEVAPAIRGVVGGTQLEPQVITPLDFEPRPAEARARLASLTLRPGGSFRPPAGACQDVLLLVRSGELRGVGTGIAPPEAPATLYAGDAVRFGVEGDGLVQNLSERPARTVVAYVRAAGRGAPSLSDPGPAGCDDPSVRRARVHPLRATSVRTTPALPALGGKLRVHILLDADGVGARHGGLSVLEGDADLVVPSHRHAESAEILLIESGSGVMRVGERAIRVRPGAALYVPPGILHSLEGDGAAPFRAIQVYTPSGPEQRFR; via the coding sequence GTGCACGGCGGGCGCGGGCTCGAGCTGCGGCGGCAGTACTTCCTGAAGCGGCCGTACCTCCTGAGGCGCTGGCTGGGCGCGCTGGCGCTGCTCGCGCTCATCGGGTGCGGCGCGCCGTCGGACGCCGAAGAGCGCGGGCGGGAGGCCACGTCCGGCGGCGCGGTGCCGCAGGCGGCGCCGGCGGTGACCGGGGTCGACATGCCCAGCTCCCTCGACGAGGCGGGGGCGATGGAGGAGGTCGCGCCCGCCATCCGTGGGGTGGTGGGCGGCACGCAGCTCGAGCCGCAGGTGATCACCCCGCTCGACTTCGAGCCGCGGCCGGCCGAGGCGCGCGCGCGCCTCGCGAGCTTGACGCTGCGCCCCGGGGGGAGCTTCCGGCCGCCCGCGGGCGCGTGTCAGGATGTGTTGCTGCTCGTGCGAAGCGGCGAGCTGCGCGGGGTGGGCACGGGGATCGCGCCGCCGGAGGCGCCGGCCACGCTCTACGCGGGCGACGCGGTGCGCTTCGGCGTCGAAGGGGATGGCCTCGTCCAGAACCTCTCCGAGCGACCCGCCCGCACGGTCGTCGCCTACGTGCGCGCGGCCGGGCGAGGCGCGCCGAGCCTCTCGGATCCGGGGCCCGCGGGCTGCGACGACCCCTCGGTGCGTCGGGCACGCGTCCACCCCCTCCGCGCGACGTCGGTGCGCACCACGCCGGCGCTCCCCGCGCTCGGCGGCAAGCTCCGCGTCCACATCCTGCTCGACGCCGACGGCGTGGGGGCGCGTCACGGCGGGCTCAGCGTGCTCGAGGGGGACGCGGATCTCGTCGTGCCGTCGCACCGACACGCCGAGAGCGCGGAGATCCTGCTCATCGAGAGCGGATCGGGCGTGATGCGCGTGGGCGAGAGGGCGATCCGGGTGCGGCCCGGGGCCGCTCTCTACGTGCCGCCAGGGATCTTGCACTCGCTCGAGGGCGACGGGGCCGCTCCGTTCCGCGCCATCCAGGTCTACACGCCGTCGGGGCCCGAGCAGCGCTTTCGCTGA
- the arsS gene encoding arsenosugar biosynthesis radical SAM protein ArsS (Some members of this family are selenoproteins.): MTEPAEEKTRSLAARRLPLAEPTNQLARLHAMPLTREFHDALSGAGLWPLRPVPTEIFQINVGKLCNQTCRHCHVDAGPDRREVMSRETMERCLEALARTSIPTVDITGGAPELNPDFRWLVEECRKLGRHVIDRCNLTILETPTHRDLPEFFAEHEVEVVCSLPHYARLSTDRQRGDGVYDKSIRALRRLNEVGYGEGGGLRLVLVTNPVGAFLPGAQAALEREWKRELERRHGVRFDALFCITNMPISRFLEWLESSDNLEDYMGELVRSFNPQAAAGVMCRNTISVGWDGTLFDCDFNQMLDMPVEASAPQHVKDFDLEALEARAIAVDRHCFGCTAGAGSSCGGSTS; the protein is encoded by the coding sequence GTGACAGAGCCCGCTGAAGAGAAGACACGCTCCCTGGCCGCCCGCCGCCTGCCCCTCGCCGAGCCGACGAATCAGCTCGCGCGGCTGCACGCGATGCCGCTGACCCGGGAATTCCACGACGCGCTGTCGGGCGCCGGCCTCTGGCCGCTCCGGCCGGTGCCGACGGAGATCTTCCAGATCAACGTCGGCAAGCTGTGCAATCAGACCTGTCGGCACTGCCACGTCGACGCGGGCCCCGATCGCCGCGAGGTGATGTCCCGCGAGACCATGGAGCGGTGCCTCGAGGCGCTGGCCCGGACGTCGATCCCGACCGTCGACATCACGGGCGGCGCGCCCGAGCTGAACCCGGACTTCCGCTGGCTGGTGGAGGAGTGCCGCAAGCTCGGCCGGCACGTCATCGATCGCTGCAACCTGACGATCCTCGAGACGCCGACGCACCGCGATCTGCCGGAGTTCTTCGCCGAGCACGAGGTGGAGGTGGTCTGCTCGCTCCCCCACTACGCGCGGCTCAGCACGGACCGGCAGCGGGGCGACGGCGTGTACGACAAATCGATCCGCGCCCTGAGGCGTCTCAACGAGGTGGGCTACGGTGAGGGGGGCGGGCTGCGGCTCGTCCTGGTCACGAACCCGGTCGGCGCCTTCCTCCCCGGCGCGCAGGCCGCGCTGGAGCGAGAATGGAAGCGAGAGCTGGAGCGGCGACACGGCGTGAGGTTCGATGCGCTCTTCTGCATCACGAACATGCCGATCAGCCGCTTCCTGGAGTGGCTGGAGTCCTCGGACAACCTCGAGGACTACATGGGGGAGCTCGTCCGGTCCTTCAATCCGCAGGCCGCCGCGGGCGTGATGTGCCGCAACACGATCTCGGTGGGCTGGGACGGGACGCTCTTCGACTGCGACTTCAACCAGATGCTCGACATGCCCGTGGAGGCGTCCGCGCCGCAGCACGTGAAGGACTTCGATCTGGAGGCGCTGGAGGCGCGCGCGATCGCGGTGGATCGACACTGCTTCGGGTGCACGGCGGGCGCGGGCTCGAGCTGCGGCGGCAGTACTTCCTGA
- a CDS encoding arsenosugar biosynthesis-associated peroxidase-like protein translates to MSHYYDHEDLAKFGEIGKNVPELTEKFFEWYGAVFADGALTAREKALIALGVAHAIQCPYCIDSYSKDCLRKGADMDQMTEAVHVAAALRGGASLVHGIQMRNRAEKLSM, encoded by the coding sequence ATGAGTCACTACTACGATCACGAAGACCTCGCGAAGTTCGGCGAGATCGGCAAGAACGTCCCCGAGCTGACGGAGAAGTTCTTCGAATGGTACGGCGCGGTCTTCGCCGACGGCGCGCTCACCGCGCGTGAGAAGGCCCTGATCGCGCTCGGGGTCGCCCACGCCATCCAGTGCCCCTACTGCATCGACAGCTACAGTAAGGACTGCCTCCGCAAGGGGGCCGACATGGACCAGATGACCGAGGCGGTGCACGTCGCGGCCGCCCTTCGAGGTGGCGCGTCCCTCGTGCACGGCATCCAGATGCGCAATCGCGCGGAAAAGCTCTCGATGTGA
- a CDS encoding serine/threonine-protein kinase, with amino-acid sequence MAAVSLADDTLATGALQLRRCRTCGEEFPSDYRVCPRDGTPLGVDASREDPMMGIVLAGTYRVVRNLGRGGMGRLYEAQHTRLDRHFAIKVLHEAQSRSRDAVRRFDREARVLSRIRSDHVLDVIDVLRTPDDRAAIVTARLEGEDLKARLDRIGKMPASEAVPIARQICRGLAAAHAEGIIHRDLKPSNLFLETSADGRVVVKILDFGVAKMGGEEELTRTGAVVGTPAYMAPEQARGSAKVDVRADIYAVGAVLYRMLTGRAPYSGDEPAALLASLLHEVPKRPRSVEPSIPIGLEALVQRTMARTPEDRPADALELERELALFDPGGDSAPPSTWEPSMSGGEVSTLILPRGSVDRAKAMAKQAARARPFAVLLSGASAVYAAAVVGLFVTGLQTLDGAPRTPVEQSAAWLLSAAAAIGALSVLIRWLSHHWSSAPEVLRVDKILSRGLFASAIVYGGWELVSRGLDALDGATTALHGWALLSRAVTLLAVAGLAGWSAQRRR; translated from the coding sequence ATGGCGGCCGTATCCCTCGCAGACGACACTCTGGCCACCGGCGCGCTCCAGCTACGGCGCTGCCGGACCTGCGGGGAGGAGTTCCCGAGCGACTACCGCGTGTGCCCCCGCGACGGCACGCCGCTCGGGGTCGACGCCAGCCGGGAGGACCCGATGATGGGCATCGTCCTCGCGGGCACCTACCGCGTCGTGCGCAACCTGGGGCGGGGCGGCATGGGCCGGCTCTACGAGGCGCAGCACACGCGGCTGGACCGGCACTTCGCGATCAAGGTGCTGCACGAGGCCCAGTCGCGATCCCGGGACGCGGTGCGACGCTTCGATCGCGAGGCGCGCGTGCTCAGCCGCATCCGCTCCGACCACGTGCTCGACGTGATCGACGTGCTGCGCACCCCCGACGACCGCGCCGCCATCGTCACCGCGCGGCTCGAAGGCGAGGATCTGAAAGCGCGGCTGGATCGCATCGGCAAGATGCCCGCTTCGGAGGCGGTGCCGATCGCCCGGCAGATCTGTCGAGGGCTCGCGGCCGCGCACGCCGAGGGCATCATTCACCGCGATCTGAAGCCCTCGAACCTGTTCCTCGAGACGTCCGCCGACGGGCGCGTGGTGGTGAAGATCCTCGACTTCGGCGTGGCCAAGATGGGCGGCGAGGAGGAGCTGACCCGGACGGGCGCGGTGGTCGGCACGCCCGCGTACATGGCCCCCGAGCAGGCGCGTGGGAGCGCGAAGGTCGACGTGCGCGCCGACATCTACGCGGTCGGCGCCGTGCTCTACCGGATGCTCACCGGCCGGGCGCCCTACTCCGGCGACGAGCCCGCCGCGCTCCTCGCGAGCCTCCTGCACGAGGTGCCGAAGCGTCCGCGGAGCGTCGAGCCGTCGATCCCCATCGGGCTCGAGGCGCTCGTGCAGCGCACCATGGCGCGCACCCCCGAGGATCGCCCGGCCGACGCGCTGGAGCTCGAGCGCGAGCTGGCGCTCTTCGATCCCGGCGGAGACTCCGCGCCCCCGTCGACCTGGGAGCCGTCGATGAGCGGCGGCGAGGTCTCCACGTTGATCCTGCCCCGCGGCAGCGTCGATCGCGCCAAGGCCATGGCCAAGCAGGCCGCACGCGCCCGCCCCTTCGCCGTCCTGCTGAGCGGCGCGTCGGCCGTCTACGCCGCGGCGGTGGTGGGCCTCTTCGTCACCGGCTTGCAGACCCTCGACGGCGCGCCGCGCACCCCGGTGGAGCAGAGCGCCGCGTGGCTCCTGAGCGCGGCGGCCGCGATCGGCGCGCTCAGCGTCCTGATCCGCTGGCTCTCGCATCACTGGTCGAGCGCCCCCGAGGTGCTGCGCGTCGACAAGATCCTCAGCCGCGGCCTCTTCGCGTCGGCGATCGTCTACGGCGGCTGGGAGCTCGTGAGCCGCGGCCTCGACGCGCTCGACGGCGCGACGACCGCGCTCCACGGCTGGGCCCTGCTGTCTCGCGCGGTGACGCTGCTCGCCGTCGCCGGGCTCGCCGGCTGGTCCGCTCAGCGCAGGCGGTAG
- a CDS encoding HEAT repeat domain-containing protein: MSSAVGVKRLERRLREGAGGDDAELRQALGVSSDDDGELARALVTAVGEEALGHVQCGAEKDPRSPEAPPVVSAADASFLGRLTASSEHGAEQLGVAELDDVQTLLAVLRAGGLVQRRAAALRLGALVEGGELSNEDVRSVTTTLLNVRDVEIAFEVSRAREALPGARGRAARQESEEYSEVVEKLAQAVEDFWSGQLSVEPVGALPPDHRAQLMVRLRDAPDVVLDHLSSVLDGSDGVSGKGSRLAMLSSLRYSGDPRLTPALVSLLSSRNADFVPEAARSLARIDDPRAHPALAAAYERSVVDSERAILAGALGIASDVRGRDYVRKLLSSDDDRVLSAAVEAMESLANAEDAERLVPLLDQSDPVLLTHVIRALGKTGDARGLLPLVELRRESGLSALFADAEDAEASIRSLMELRGEEPPEHTESIDLATASRSGMAERARDPVVVRFSSWFDFVMGHLWLGLGAWRRAISRFERAAARRPGWAAPLAALALHHARKERPPQALAAFRRALEADRPWVEGNIYAMRALARVFLRRAEEVEKSGRVDIARGLIEEMLALDLRRVPSELRFELTRRQEHLRQRSAA; the protein is encoded by the coding sequence GTGAGCAGCGCCGTGGGGGTCAAGCGGCTCGAGCGTCGCCTGAGGGAGGGCGCGGGCGGAGACGACGCGGAGCTCCGTCAGGCGCTCGGCGTCTCGTCGGACGACGACGGGGAGCTGGCGCGCGCCCTCGTCACGGCGGTCGGCGAGGAGGCCCTCGGGCACGTGCAGTGCGGGGCCGAGAAGGATCCGCGCTCCCCCGAGGCGCCCCCCGTGGTGAGCGCGGCGGACGCGTCGTTCCTCGGCCGGCTCACCGCCTCCTCGGAGCACGGGGCCGAGCAGCTGGGCGTGGCGGAGCTGGACGACGTGCAGACGCTGCTCGCGGTGCTCCGCGCGGGAGGGCTCGTGCAGCGCCGCGCGGCCGCGCTGCGGCTCGGCGCCCTCGTCGAGGGGGGAGAGCTGTCGAACGAGGACGTGCGCAGCGTGACGACGACGCTGCTCAACGTGCGGGACGTCGAGATCGCCTTCGAGGTGTCGCGCGCGCGGGAGGCGCTCCCCGGCGCGCGCGGTCGCGCCGCGCGACAGGAGAGCGAGGAGTACTCCGAGGTGGTCGAGAAGCTGGCCCAGGCCGTGGAGGACTTCTGGTCCGGCCAGCTCTCGGTGGAGCCCGTGGGCGCGCTGCCGCCCGATCACCGCGCGCAGCTGATGGTCCGTCTCCGCGACGCGCCGGACGTCGTGCTCGACCACCTGAGCTCGGTGCTCGACGGGAGCGACGGGGTCAGCGGGAAGGGGAGCCGGCTCGCGATGCTCTCCTCGCTCCGCTACTCGGGCGATCCGCGCCTGACGCCCGCGCTCGTGAGCTTGCTGTCTTCGCGCAACGCGGACTTCGTGCCCGAGGCGGCGCGCTCGCTCGCCCGCATCGACGATCCGCGCGCGCACCCGGCGCTGGCCGCCGCCTACGAGCGCAGCGTGGTCGACAGCGAGCGGGCCATCCTCGCCGGCGCGCTTGGGATCGCGTCGGACGTCCGGGGCCGCGACTACGTGCGCAAGCTGCTCAGCAGCGACGACGACCGCGTGCTGAGCGCTGCGGTCGAGGCGATGGAGAGCCTGGCCAACGCCGAGGACGCGGAGCGGCTGGTGCCGCTGCTCGACCAGAGCGACCCCGTCCTCCTGACCCACGTGATCCGCGCGCTGGGCAAGACGGGCGACGCGCGGGGGCTGCTGCCGCTCGTCGAGCTTCGACGGGAGAGCGGGCTGAGCGCGCTGTTCGCGGACGCCGAGGACGCGGAGGCGTCGATCCGATCGCTCATGGAGCTGCGCGGCGAGGAGCCCCCCGAGCACACCGAGAGCATCGATCTCGCGACGGCCTCGCGGAGCGGCATGGCCGAGCGGGCGCGGGACCCGGTGGTGGTGCGCTTCTCGAGCTGGTTCGACTTCGTGATGGGTCACCTCTGGCTCGGGCTCGGCGCCTGGCGTCGCGCGATCTCCCGCTTCGAGCGCGCCGCCGCGCGCCGGCCGGGGTGGGCCGCGCCGCTCGCCGCGCTCGCGCTGCACCACGCGCGCAAGGAGCGCCCCCCGCAGGCGCTCGCCGCCTTCCGTCGCGCGCTCGAGGCCGACCGCCCGTGGGTCGAGGGGAACATCTACGCGATGCGCGCGCTCGCCCGCGTGTTCTTGCGTCGCGCCGAGGAGGTGGAGAAGAGCGGCCGCGTCGACATCGCGCGCGGGCTGATCGAGGAGATGCTCGCGCTCGATCTCCGCCGGGTCCCGAGCGAGCTGCGGTTCGAGCTCACGCGGCGCCAGGAGCACCTGCGCCAGCGGAGCGCGGCTTGA